The DNA sequence TTTATGCAATGGAATTCCCGGTTGGCCTCCGCTTTGCAAAGAAAGCGAAAGACAAGCACTTCTGATGTTCAAGCAAGATCTCGAGGACCCTGCCAATCAGCTTTCGTCGTGGGTTGCAAACGAAGGTTCAGACTGTTGCCGTTGGACAGGAGTTGTTTGTGATCACATAACCGGCCACATCCACGAGCTGCACCTTAATAGTTCCGACTCTGATTGGGGTTCCGACTCTTTCTTCGGTGGTAAGATAAATCCTTCTTTGCTCAGTTTAAAGCATCTCAACTACTTGGACCTAAGCAACAATGGCTTCTCAACACAAATTCCTAGTTTCTTTGGTTCTATGACAAGTTTAACACACCTTAATCTTGGATACTCATTGTTTGATGGAGTAATTCCTCATAAACTAGGAAATCTCTCCAGTCTACGTTATCTCAATCTCAGTTTTAACGATCTGAAGGTTGAAAACCTTCAGTGGATTTCTGGTCTTTCTCAGCTGAAACACTTGGACTTGAGTTCTATAAATCTTAGAAAAGCATCTGACTGGTTGCAAGTTACAAACATGCTCCCTTCTTTGGTAGAGTTAGATATGTCTGATTGTGAACTTGATCAAATTCCCCCTCTACCCACCCCAAATTTTACTTCCCTGGTCGTCCTTGATCTTTCCCTcaacattttttattctttgatGCCGAGATGGGTTTTCAGTCTTAAAAATCTAGTTTCTCTTCATCTCAGTTTTTGTGGTTTCCAAGGTCCAATTCCTAGCATTTCACAGAATATCACATCTCTGAGGGAAATTGATTTGTCAAACAATTCTATTAGTCTTGATCCAATTCCCAAA is a window from the Pyrus communis chromosome 16, drPyrComm1.1, whole genome shotgun sequence genome containing:
- the LOC137721182 gene encoding receptor-like protein EIX1, which translates into the protein MERSMRVVLLLIRVLAIATITFSIGLCNGIPGWPPLCKESERQALLMFKQDLEDPANQLSSWVANEGSDCCRWTGVVCDHITGHIHELHLNSSDSDWGSDSFFGGKINPSLLSLKHLNYLDLSNNGFSTQIPSFFGSMTSLTHLNLGYSLFDGVIPHKLGNLSSLRYLNLSFNDLKVENLQWISGLSQLKHLDLSSINLRKASDWLQVTNMLPSLVELDMSDCELDQIPPLPTPNFTSLVVLDLSLNIFYSLMPRWVFSLKNLVSLHLSFCGFQGPIPSISQNITSLREIDLSNNSISLDPIPKWLFNQKFLELSLEANQLTRQLPSSIQNMTGLTALNLGGNKFNSTIPEWLYSLNNLESLHLSRNALRGEVSSSIGNLKSLRHLDLSGLALDGLGFMSPPG